One segment of Mycobacterium spongiae DNA contains the following:
- a CDS encoding TetR/AcrR family transcriptional regulator — translation MLEAALQSLASGDPGAASANRIAKEIGATWGVVKYQFGGVDGFWAAVLHRTAVRCQALPSPAVSAGQLHERVSVIIDILYEGLTSTDSRAIETLRKALPNDRVELEQHYPKTAVALSKWQHGWARACQEAFAGLHVDPNRVREVAAFIPGAMRGITSEKQLGTYTDLDQARRGLTNAIVAYLENSDSS, via the coding sequence ATGCTGGAGGCCGCACTCCAGTCGTTGGCATCCGGCGATCCAGGGGCAGCGTCAGCAAATCGTATCGCCAAGGAAATCGGCGCCACGTGGGGAGTGGTCAAGTACCAATTCGGCGGCGTTGACGGATTCTGGGCCGCGGTATTGCACCGTACCGCGGTGCGCTGCCAAGCGTTACCGTCGCCCGCGGTCTCGGCGGGTCAGTTGCATGAGCGAGTTTCGGTGATCATCGACATCTTGTACGAAGGCCTGACGTCCACCGATTCCCGTGCCATCGAGACCTTGCGCAAAGCGCTACCGAACGATCGCGTCGAACTTGAGCAGCATTACCCAAAGACCGCAGTCGCACTGTCGAAATGGCAGCATGGCTGGGCGCGCGCCTGTCAGGAGGCATTTGCGGGTCTACACGTCGACCCCAACCGCGTTCGTGAAGTCGCAGCGTTCATCCCAGGAGCGATGCGGGGAATTACCTCCGAGAAGCAGCTGGGCACCTACACCGACCTGGACCAGGCCCGCCGCGGACTCACCAACGCGATCGTCGCCTATTTGGAGAATTCGGATTCGAGCTAG
- a CDS encoding substrate-binding domain-containing protein, whose product MGRHSKPDPEDSADEPSDEDPAEQHDRGYQLDDHGADLQAGSGFDEAAAEPTATDQLTDPLTDNNVRAGDEPPTSPQQSGYGSYPDATHPTDAGHYPAAGAYAPAGAGEYPDFSSPPAGSEPAGPDPSAIAPPPLRAGHRGLGESQGGHRGVGGRRGVSIGVIVAFVTVIVVVAGVILWSFFGDALSNRSHTAAASCVGGNDTVAVIADASIAGYVKDFADSYNASAGPIGDRCVAVAVKPAGSDAVVGGFIGEWPSDLGSRPGLWIPASSISAARLSAAAGPQTISDSRPLVTSPVLVAVRPELQPALANQDWAALPGLQSTPDSLAALDLPTWGSLRLALPIAGNADASLLAGEAIAAASAPAGASPTAGIGAVRTLMSAQPKLADDSLTEAMNALLKPGDSAAAPVHAVVTTEQALFERGQSLSDAKNTLSFWLPPGPVAVADYPTVLLGGSWLSQEQTTAASAFSRYMHKPEQLAKLAEAGFRVNDVEPPASPVTSFPALSSTLSVGDEATRATLADSMGAPSNGVAATIMLDQSMPQDEGGKSRLDNVIAALENRIRGMPPSAVVGLWTFDGQEGRTEVPAGPLADPVDGQPRSEALTAALNKQYSSNGGAVSFTTLRLIYQDMLANYHDGQANSILVITAGPHTDQTLDGPGLQDFIRTSADPAKPIAVNIIDFGDDPDRATWEAVAQLSGGTYQNLSTSASPDLATAVTILLG is encoded by the coding sequence ATGGGTAGGCACAGCAAGCCCGACCCTGAGGATTCCGCCGATGAACCTTCTGACGAAGATCCCGCAGAACAACACGACCGGGGCTACCAGCTAGACGATCACGGTGCTGACCTCCAGGCCGGCAGCGGGTTCGACGAGGCGGCTGCTGAACCAACCGCGACCGACCAGCTGACCGACCCCCTGACCGACAACAACGTCCGGGCCGGCGACGAGCCCCCGACGTCCCCGCAGCAGAGCGGTTACGGGTCGTACCCGGATGCGACCCACCCCACCGACGCGGGCCACTACCCTGCCGCTGGCGCCTACGCGCCCGCGGGCGCGGGCGAGTACCCCGATTTTTCATCGCCCCCGGCAGGCTCGGAACCAGCGGGTCCGGATCCGTCAGCGATCGCGCCGCCGCCGTTGCGCGCCGGCCATCGGGGACTCGGTGAATCTCAGGGCGGTCACCGCGGTGTCGGCGGACGACGTGGCGTCAGCATCGGCGTAATCGTGGCCTTTGTGACCGTCATCGTGGTGGTCGCAGGGGTGATCCTGTGGAGTTTCTTCGGTGACGCGTTGTCCAACCGTTCGCACACGGCCGCGGCGAGCTGCGTCGGAGGCAACGACACCGTCGCGGTCATCGCTGACGCGTCGATTGCCGGCTACGTCAAGGACTTTGCCGACAGCTACAACGCGTCGGCCGGTCCGATCGGTGACCGCTGCGTCGCAGTGGCCGTGAAACCTGCGGGCTCCGACGCCGTCGTCGGCGGATTCATCGGCGAATGGCCGAGCGACCTTGGCAGCCGACCGGGATTGTGGATCCCCGCCAGCTCGATCTCCGCCGCGCGGCTGTCCGCTGCGGCAGGTCCGCAAACGATTAGCGACAGCCGCCCACTGGTGACATCGCCGGTGCTCGTGGCCGTTCGGCCGGAATTGCAGCCGGCACTGGCCAATCAGGACTGGGCGGCACTACCCGGCCTGCAGTCCACCCCCGACTCGCTGGCCGCCCTGGACCTGCCAACGTGGGGCTCGCTGCGCCTGGCACTGCCGATCGCCGGCAATGCAGACGCGTCGTTGCTGGCCGGCGAAGCAATAGCGGCCGCGTCCGCCCCGGCGGGTGCGTCGCCGACGGCCGGCATAGGTGCAGTTCGCACCCTGATGAGCGCGCAACCCAAGCTCGCCGATGACTCCCTCACGGAAGCGATGAACGCGCTACTCAAACCGGGTGATTCGGCGGCGGCACCGGTGCATGCAGTGGTGACCACGGAGCAAGCGCTGTTCGAGCGCGGCCAGTCGCTGTCGGACGCCAAGAACACGTTGAGCTTCTGGCTACCGCCCGGGCCAGTTGCGGTCGCCGACTATCCGACGGTGTTGCTTGGCGGTTCGTGGCTGTCGCAAGAGCAGACCACTGCGGCCAGTGCGTTTTCCCGGTATATGCATAAGCCAGAGCAACTCGCGAAGCTCGCCGAGGCGGGTTTCCGCGTTAACGATGTGGAACCGCCCGCCAGCCCCGTGACCAGCTTTCCGGCGTTGTCTTCGACACTGTCGGTCGGTGACGAGGCCACCCGCGCCACGCTGGCCGACAGTATGGGCGCACCATCGAACGGCGTGGCCGCCACCATCATGCTCGACCAGTCGATGCCCCAGGACGAAGGCGGCAAGTCCCGGCTCGACAATGTCATTGCGGCGCTGGAGAACCGGATTCGCGGAATGCCGCCCAGTGCGGTCGTCGGCTTGTGGACATTCGACGGTCAGGAGGGACGAACCGAGGTGCCGGCCGGGCCGTTGGCCGACCCCGTCGACGGGCAGCCCCGCTCAGAGGCCCTGACAGCGGCGCTGAACAAACAGTATTCCTCTAACGGCGGCGCGGTGTCGTTCACCACCTTGCGGTTGATCTATCAGGACATGCTGGCCAATTACCATGACGGCCAAGCTAATTCAATTCTCGTCATTACAGCGGGGCCGCACACCGATCAAACCCTCGATGGGCCGGGGCTACAAGATTTCATCCGGACGAGCGCCGACCCGGCAAAACCGATCGCGGTCAACATCATTGACTTTGGCGACGACCCAGACCGGGCAACCTGGGAAGCCGTCGCGCAGCTCAGTGGGGGCACCTACCAAAACTTGAGCACGTCGGCCTCCCCCGACCTCGCTACCGCAGTCACCATCCTGTTGGGCTGA
- a CDS encoding haloalkane dehalogenase translates to MSLEFTPDPLLYPFESRWFDSSRGRIHFIDEGPTSATGPPILFCHGNPTWSFLYRDIIAALRDRFRCIAPDYLGFGLSERPSGFGYTIEEHARVVGEFVDHLGLDGYLTMGQDWGGPVSMAVAVERADRVRGVVLGNTWFWPTDALTMKAFSKVMSSPPLQYAILQRNFFVERLIPVGTQHQLSSAVMEHYRAVQPNPAARVGVAEMPKQILAARPLLQRLAREVPATLGAKRTLLIWGMKDFAFKPGPMIPRMRATFPDHVLVELPDAKHFIQEDAPDRIATAIVDRFGTV, encoded by the coding sequence ATGAGCCTCGAATTCACCCCGGATCCCCTGCTGTACCCGTTCGAGTCGCGCTGGTTCGACAGCTCACGCGGCCGGATCCACTTCATCGACGAGGGCCCCACGAGCGCCACAGGCCCGCCGATCCTGTTCTGCCACGGCAACCCGACCTGGAGCTTCCTGTACCGGGACATCATCGCGGCGTTGCGGGACCGCTTCCGCTGTATCGCGCCCGATTATCTCGGTTTTGGGCTTTCGGAGCGGCCCTCGGGATTCGGATACACGATCGAAGAGCACGCGCGGGTTGTCGGCGAGTTTGTCGATCACCTTGGCCTCGACGGCTACCTGACGATGGGCCAGGACTGGGGTGGACCGGTCAGCATGGCGGTCGCGGTGGAGCGCGCCGATCGAGTGCGCGGCGTCGTGTTGGGCAACACGTGGTTCTGGCCCACGGACGCGCTGACCATGAAGGCGTTCAGCAAGGTGATGTCCAGCCCGCCTTTGCAGTACGCGATTCTGCAGCGCAACTTCTTCGTGGAGCGACTGATACCGGTCGGAACCCAACACCAACTCAGCTCGGCAGTCATGGAGCACTACCGAGCGGTGCAGCCCAACCCTGCAGCCCGAGTGGGCGTAGCCGAAATGCCGAAACAGATACTGGCCGCCAGACCCCTCCTTCAGCGGCTGGCCCGGGAGGTACCAGCGACGCTGGGCGCCAAACGCACCCTGCTGATTTGGGGAATGAAGGACTTCGCATTCAAACCCGGACCCATGATCCCGCGGATGCGCGCGACATTCCCCGATCATGTCCTGGTCGAACTGCCCGACGCCAAGCACTTCATCCAGGAAGATGCCCCCGACCGGATCGCCACGGCAATCGTCGATCGGTTCGGCACCGTCTAG
- a CDS encoding alpha/beta fold hydrolase: MRSASVRQWCDGGRWVQTDLGKVFVRSGPGESPTVLLLHGYPSSCYDFRQVVEHLGGRAWVTMDFLGFGLSDKPRPHRYSLLEQADLVQTVIAAATIGPVVLLAHDMGTSVTTELLARDLQGRLPFELRRVVLSNGSVILERASLRPIQKVLRSPLGPVAARLISRGGFNRGFGKLFSAEHPLALEEAQAQWELLCYNDGNRIPHLLISYLEERVQYAQRWHGAVRDWPKPLGFVWGLADPVATTNVLAGLRELRPSADVVELPGLGHYPQIEDPKAYADAALALLVE, translated from the coding sequence GTGAGATCAGCGAGTGTCCGGCAGTGGTGCGACGGTGGACGATGGGTGCAGACAGATCTGGGCAAGGTCTTCGTTCGGTCGGGACCGGGCGAATCGCCGACGGTCCTTCTGCTGCACGGCTATCCCTCGAGTTGCTACGACTTCCGCCAGGTGGTCGAGCACCTGGGCGGCCGAGCCTGGGTGACGATGGACTTTCTCGGCTTCGGTTTGTCGGACAAACCCCGCCCGCACCGCTACAGCTTGCTGGAGCAGGCCGACCTGGTGCAGACCGTGATCGCCGCAGCCACGATCGGCCCAGTTGTGCTGCTCGCCCACGACATGGGCACGTCGGTGACCACCGAGTTGCTCGCGCGCGATCTGCAGGGTCGCCTGCCATTCGAGCTGCGCCGCGTCGTGTTGAGCAACGGCAGCGTGATCTTGGAGCGGGCTAGCCTGCGGCCGATCCAGAAGGTCCTGCGCAGCCCGCTGGGTCCGGTTGCTGCGCGGTTGATCAGCCGTGGCGGCTTCAACCGGGGGTTCGGCAAGCTGTTCTCGGCCGAGCACCCACTGGCGCTGGAGGAAGCACAGGCCCAGTGGGAGTTGTTGTGCTACAACGACGGCAACCGCATACCCCACCTGCTGATCAGCTACCTCGAAGAGCGGGTGCAATACGCGCAGCGCTGGCACGGGGCGGTGCGCGACTGGCCCAAACCGCTCGGGTTCGTCTGGGGACTCGCCGATCCTGTGGCGACGACGAACGTGCTGGCTGGATTGCGGGAGCTGCGCCCGAGTGCTGACGTCGTGGAGCTGCCGGGGTTGGGGCACTACCCGCAGATCGAGGATCCCAAGGCGTACGCTGACGCCGCGCTGGCGCTGCTCGTCGAATGA
- a CDS encoding CocE/NonD family hydrolase has product MAYSGSDAAWYPPQPPEPRRPKYRGMRYSSCYVTMRDGVRIAIDLYLPAGLTNGVRVPAILHQTRYYRSMQLRWPLRMVFAGLPFQHIAGDKRRRRRFVAGGYAWVDVDVRGSGASYGARVCEWSPDEIRDGAHIVDWIVRQPWCNGKVAALGNSYDGTAAELLLVNQHPAVEVIAPCFALFDAFTDIAFPGGIHATWFTETWGRYNEALDRNALHEVVGWWAKLPLTGVAPVQGDRDRSLRAEAIAAHRDNYDVHEQALSLTFRDDIAPSDPYHRQLGSGFEPIGAPIDESGSINLISPHNYWHDIEASGAAVYSYSGWFDGGYAHSAVKRFLTLSNSGSRLTLGPWNHTGGWHVDPLRGLSKPGFDHDGELLRFCDYHLRGRDTGIGSEPPVHYFTMVEDRWKSADSWPPPATMQSYYFAPARQLSLDAPDSDAGADDYVVDRTAGTGEHSRWRAQVGIGGHVRYPDRNIQDAKLLTYTSAPLRHPVEVTGHPVVTLFVTSTTSDGTFFVYLEDVDERGHVVYITEGQLRAINRRLSEAPPRYRQPVPYRTFKRSDAQALVAGEIAELTFDLLPTSYLFQPGHQIRVAIAGADASHFAILPGGPPVLHVHRSRLRASRVDLPVVRR; this is encoded by the coding sequence ATGGCGTACAGCGGCTCGGATGCGGCCTGGTACCCCCCACAACCACCAGAACCCAGGCGCCCAAAGTATCGGGGAATGCGTTATTCCTCTTGCTATGTGACGATGCGTGACGGCGTGCGGATCGCCATCGACCTCTATCTTCCCGCGGGCCTCACCAACGGCGTCCGGGTACCGGCGATCCTGCACCAGACCCGCTACTACCGGTCGATGCAACTACGCTGGCCTCTGCGGATGGTCTTCGCAGGCTTGCCTTTTCAGCACATCGCCGGAGACAAACGGCGCCGACGACGCTTCGTTGCCGGCGGCTATGCGTGGGTCGACGTGGACGTACGCGGGTCGGGTGCGTCCTATGGTGCCCGCGTCTGTGAGTGGTCACCGGACGAGATCCGTGACGGCGCCCACATTGTCGACTGGATCGTGCGCCAGCCGTGGTGCAACGGAAAGGTTGCCGCGCTGGGAAACTCGTACGACGGCACGGCGGCTGAGCTCCTGCTGGTGAACCAGCACCCAGCGGTGGAGGTGATCGCGCCGTGTTTCGCGCTGTTCGACGCCTTCACCGATATCGCCTTCCCCGGCGGCATTCACGCCACCTGGTTCACCGAAACATGGGGGCGCTACAACGAAGCCCTCGACCGCAACGCGCTGCATGAGGTCGTCGGGTGGTGGGCGAAGCTCCCGCTCACTGGCGTTGCGCCGGTGCAAGGCGACCGTGACCGCTCGCTGCGGGCGGAGGCTATCGCCGCGCATCGCGACAACTACGACGTCCATGAGCAAGCGTTGTCGTTGACGTTTCGTGACGACATAGCCCCATCGGATCCCTACCATCGCCAACTCGGCAGCGGCTTCGAGCCTATCGGGGCGCCCATCGATGAGTCGGGCAGCATCAATCTGATCAGTCCGCACAACTATTGGCACGACATCGAGGCGTCGGGAGCCGCTGTCTACAGCTATAGCGGCTGGTTCGACGGCGGGTATGCCCATTCCGCGGTCAAGCGCTTTCTTACCCTCTCCAACTCGGGCAGCCGGCTGACGCTGGGACCGTGGAACCATACTGGCGGCTGGCACGTCGATCCCCTCCGCGGGCTGAGCAAGCCAGGTTTTGATCACGACGGCGAGTTACTGCGGTTCTGCGACTATCACCTCAGGGGCCGTGACACCGGCATCGGTTCGGAACCGCCGGTGCACTACTTCACCATGGTGGAAGACCGTTGGAAATCGGCCGATTCCTGGCCGCCGCCCGCCACCATGCAAAGCTACTACTTCGCCCCAGCGCGACAGCTGAGTCTGGATGCGCCCGATTCCGATGCCGGCGCCGACGACTATGTCGTGGACCGGACGGCCGGAACCGGTGAGCACTCCCGCTGGCGCGCGCAAGTCGGCATCGGTGGACACGTTCGCTACCCGGACCGCAACATCCAGGACGCCAAGCTGTTGACCTATACGTCCGCGCCGCTTCGTCATCCCGTCGAAGTCACCGGCCATCCTGTCGTCACCCTGTTTGTCACCTCGACCACCAGCGACGGCACGTTTTTTGTCTATCTCGAGGACGTCGATGAGCGTGGCCACGTCGTCTACATCACCGAGGGTCAGTTGCGCGCCATCAACCGTCGGCTCAGCGAAGCGCCGCCACGGTACCGCCAGCCGGTCCCCTACAGAACGTTCAAGCGCAGCGACGCGCAGGCTCTTGTCGCGGGCGAGATCGCGGAGCTGACGTTCGACCTGCTGCCCACCTCGTACCTGTTCCAACCGGGGCACCAGATCCGTGTCGCCATCGCCGGCGCCGACGCCAGCCACTTCGCGATCCTGCCCGGCGGACCACCGGTGCTGCACGTCCACCGCAGCCGGCTACGCGCTTCCCGGGTCGATCTACCGGTCGTGCGGCGCTAG
- a CDS encoding DUF732 domain-containing protein, with the protein MAMAVAWIGLLIPLATAQADTIDDNFLATLRSEGITDHISTSHAIQAGHVVCVKLDNGLSPGDVVRDVLLSSSMPAYHSGFFVGASIDAYCPRHKAEIPTG; encoded by the coding sequence ATGGCTATGGCGGTCGCATGGATTGGCCTTCTCATACCACTGGCAACAGCACAGGCCGACACCATCGACGACAATTTTCTGGCAACGCTGCGGTCGGAGGGCATTACCGACCACATCTCTACCTCACACGCTATCCAGGCTGGTCATGTTGTCTGCGTGAAACTGGACAACGGCCTGAGCCCAGGAGATGTGGTGCGTGACGTGTTGCTGAGCAGCAGCATGCCCGCGTATCACTCCGGCTTCTTCGTCGGCGCGAGCATCGACGCGTACTGCCCACGGCACAAGGCCGAGATTCCCACCGGCTAG
- the pstS gene encoding phosphate ABC transporter substrate-binding protein PstS, giving the protein MKINRFSALPGCLVTAALVLSACNSDNKASEPSVSTGALSASVSCGGTKTLTASGSTAQANAMVRFVEAFEHACAGHRLNYTANGSGAGIADFTGNTTDFGGSDSPLIPEEYAAAQQRCGSPAWNLPVVFGPVAITYNVDGVTALTLDGRTAAKIFNGGITTWNDPAIQALNSGVTLPADPIRVVFRSDLSGTTDNFQRYLDTAGDGAWGKGAGKTFSGGVGSGALGNAGAASAVKGTPGSISYTEWSFAQQEQLDMAKIITSAGPDPVTISTESVAKTIASAGIINKGNDLVLDTISFYRPSESGSYPIVLAVYEIVCSKYPDPEVGAAVKAFLQSTIGAGQDGLAEHGYVPIPESFNSRLSTAVNAIS; this is encoded by the coding sequence TTGAAGATCAACCGATTTAGCGCCCTGCCAGGTTGTCTGGTTACGGCTGCGCTGGTGCTGTCGGCCTGCAACAGCGACAACAAGGCAAGCGAACCAAGTGTGTCGACGGGCGCTTTGTCGGCGAGTGTGAGTTGCGGCGGAACGAAGACGCTCACCGCCAGCGGGTCGACGGCCCAGGCCAACGCGATGGTTCGGTTCGTCGAAGCCTTCGAGCACGCTTGTGCGGGGCATAGGCTGAATTACACGGCCAACGGGTCGGGCGCCGGCATCGCCGACTTCACGGGCAACACGACCGATTTTGGTGGCTCGGACTCGCCGTTGATCCCGGAGGAGTACGCCGCTGCCCAGCAGCGCTGCGGTTCGCCGGCGTGGAACCTGCCGGTGGTGTTCGGACCGGTCGCCATTACCTACAACGTCGACGGCGTGACCGCATTGACCCTCGACGGTCGCACGGCCGCGAAGATCTTCAACGGTGGCATTACCACCTGGAACGATCCTGCGATCCAGGCGTTGAATTCCGGTGTCACCTTGCCCGCTGATCCCATTCGTGTCGTGTTCCGTAGCGATCTGTCCGGGACCACGGATAACTTCCAGCGATACCTCGACACCGCTGGCGACGGTGCGTGGGGTAAGGGCGCCGGAAAGACGTTCAGCGGCGGTGTCGGCTCCGGCGCCTTGGGCAACGCCGGCGCCGCCTCGGCTGTCAAAGGCACCCCGGGATCGATCAGCTACACCGAATGGTCCTTCGCCCAGCAAGAACAGCTGGACATGGCCAAGATCATCACGTCAGCGGGTCCGGATCCGGTGACGATCAGCACCGAGTCGGTGGCGAAGACGATTGCCTCGGCGGGGATCATCAACAAAGGCAACGACCTCGTCCTCGACACCATCTCGTTCTACCGGCCAAGCGAGTCCGGCTCCTACCCGATCGTGCTCGCGGTCTATGAGATTGTGTGCTCGAAGTATCCAGATCCCGAGGTCGGCGCGGCGGTAAAGGCCTTCCTGCAAAGCACCATCGGCGCAGGCCAGGATGGTTTGGCGGAGCACGGGTATGTGCCTATTCCGGAGTCGTTCAATTCGCGTTTGTCGACCGCGGTGAACGCAATCTCGTGA